Proteins encoded within one genomic window of [Enterobacter] lignolyticus SCF1:
- the gss gene encoding bifunctional glutathionylspermidine amidase/synthase has protein sequence MSKGTTGSDAPFGTLLGYAPGGVAIYSSNYGSLDPRNPPDDVSFRSYIDNEYMGHKWQCVEFARRFLFLTYGVVFTDVGMAYEIFSLRFLRQVVNDNLLALQAFANGSQRAPLAGSLLIWQKGGEFNDTGHVAVITQLVGNKVRIAEQNVIHSPLPQGQQWTRELKLVVKDGRYTIEDTFDDTTILGWMIQTDDTEHSLPQPALPGAAMVIEGARLANHGQYDGHWLNEQDSLQAAYVRANGHFINKDPCQYFTISECAEQELIKATNELHLMYLHATDKVMKDDNLLALFDIPKILWPRLRLSWQRRRHDMITGRMDFCMDERGLKVYEYNADSASCHTEGGLILEQWAKTGYAGKGHNPSEDLLSELIGAWKHSTARPFVHIMQDKDLEENYHARFMQRALTEAGFDSKILYGLDELHWDAAGQLIDGDSRPVNCVWKTWAWETAIEQVREVSETEFAAVPIRTGHPHNEVRLIDVLLRPEVMVFEPLWTVIPGNKAILPVLWQLFPHHRYLLDTDFVVNEELAKTGYAVKPISGRCGSNIDLVSHDDELLDQSSGKFFDRKNIYQQLWCLPKVDGKYIQVCTFTVGGNYGGTCLRGDDSLVIKKESDIEPLMVEKR, from the coding sequence ATGAGTAAAGGAACAACAGGTAGTGACGCCCCGTTTGGAACATTACTGGGGTACGCACCGGGCGGTGTAGCCATTTATTCCTCGAATTACGGCAGTTTAGATCCCCGCAATCCCCCCGACGACGTCTCATTTCGCAGCTATATCGATAACGAATACATGGGCCATAAGTGGCAGTGCGTCGAGTTCGCCCGTCGTTTTCTGTTCCTGACCTACGGCGTGGTGTTTACCGATGTCGGTATGGCCTACGAAATTTTCTCGCTGCGCTTTTTACGCCAGGTGGTCAATGACAACCTGCTGGCGCTGCAGGCGTTTGCCAACGGTTCGCAGCGTGCGCCGCTGGCGGGCTCGCTGCTGATCTGGCAAAAGGGCGGCGAATTTAACGATACCGGTCACGTGGCGGTGATCACCCAGCTGGTGGGCAATAAGGTGCGCATTGCCGAGCAAAACGTCATTCACTCACCGCTACCCCAGGGGCAGCAGTGGACGCGCGAGCTGAAGCTGGTGGTGAAAGACGGCCGCTACACTATTGAAGATACCTTCGATGATACGACGATCCTCGGCTGGATGATCCAGACCGACGATACCGAACACAGCCTGCCGCAGCCGGCGCTGCCGGGCGCGGCAATGGTCATCGAAGGCGCCCGCCTCGCCAACCACGGACAGTACGACGGTCACTGGCTTAACGAGCAGGATTCGCTGCAGGCGGCCTACGTCAGGGCCAACGGTCATTTCATCAATAAAGATCCCTGCCAGTATTTCACCATCAGCGAGTGCGCCGAGCAGGAGCTTATCAAGGCCACCAACGAGCTGCATCTGATGTACCTGCATGCCACCGACAAGGTGATGAAGGACGATAACCTGCTGGCGCTGTTCGATATTCCGAAGATCCTCTGGCCGCGGCTGCGCCTTTCATGGCAGCGCCGTCGCCACGATATGATCACCGGGCGTATGGATTTCTGTATGGATGAGCGCGGGCTCAAGGTCTACGAGTACAACGCCGATTCCGCCTCCTGCCACACGGAAGGGGGGCTGATACTCGAGCAGTGGGCCAAAACCGGCTACGCGGGGAAAGGACACAACCCGTCAGAGGACCTGCTGAGCGAGCTTATCGGCGCGTGGAAGCACAGCACCGCCCGGCCGTTCGTGCATATCATGCAGGATAAAGATCTGGAGGAGAATTATCACGCCCGCTTTATGCAGCGTGCGCTGACAGAAGCCGGGTTTGACAGCAAAATCCTCTACGGGCTGGACGAGCTGCACTGGGATGCCGCCGGGCAGCTTATCGATGGCGATAGCCGCCCGGTAAACTGCGTGTGGAAAACCTGGGCGTGGGAAACCGCGATCGAGCAGGTGCGCGAAGTCAGCGAAACCGAATTTGCCGCGGTGCCTATTCGCACCGGCCATCCGCATAACGAGGTGCGCCTTATCGACGTCCTGCTGCGCCCGGAGGTGATGGTCTTTGAGCCGCTGTGGACGGTTATTCCTGGCAACAAGGCGATTCTCCCGGTGCTGTGGCAGCTTTTCCCGCACCATCGCTATCTGCTGGATACCGACTTCGTGGTGAACGAGGAGCTGGCGAAAACCGGCTATGCGGTGAAGCCTATCTCCGGACGCTGCGGCAGTAATATCGATCTGGTGAGCCATGACGATGAGCTGCTCGATCAAAGCTCCGGCAAGTTCTTCGATCGCAAGAACATCTACCAGCAGCTGTGGTGCCTGCCGAAGGTGGACGGGAAGTACATTCAGGTATGCACTTTTACCGTCGGCGGCAACTACGGCGGCACCTGCCTGCGCGGCGACGATTCGCTGGTTATTAAAAAAGAGAGCGATATTGAGCCGCTGATGGTTGAGAAACGCTAA
- a CDS encoding LysR family transcriptional regulator: protein MLEKPDFEYLKNIDLNSVLYFSAVMSYKTIFNASVVMNCSAPTVSIMLKRFCSYFPVPLFEREGRCLKPTKYAVELDKMISETFFNFRYTLAGSKPVRVMDEI, encoded by the coding sequence ATGCTGGAAAAGCCTGATTTTGAATATCTTAAAAATATTGATTTGAATTCTGTACTCTATTTTTCAGCGGTGATGAGTTATAAAACTATATTTAATGCCAGCGTGGTGATGAACTGCTCTGCGCCGACGGTGAGCATTATGCTCAAGCGGTTTTGTTCCTACTTTCCGGTTCCGCTTTTCGAGCGCGAAGGACGCTGTCTGAAACCGACAAAATATGCCGTTGAGCTGGATAAAATGATCAGCGAAACGTTTTTTAACTTCCGCTATACGCTGGCGGGCAGCAAGCCTGTACGGGTGATGGACGAAATCTGA